The genome window GCCCAAAAAAACTGACGTCGCACTCACCTCACAGTACGTTCGAGAGTATCGCACGTCCGATTCCACGGTGACTTGGCACAAGGTACAGTATCACGCACGCTGGCTGCGCCGTCATTTCGGTCGTAGTGGAACGTGTACCGCAGCCGCAGCCGACGCTCCGGGTATGGTTCGAGCCCGGGTggactttcttttgcatcaCCCCGAGGCCTTACCGCTTTATCACATGCTCCAAGCCAATACGGAGTGTGTCGCGGTTTGGTGTCGAACTGGTACATGGGCTACGTTGCAAGCCACGTCTTGGTTAGCCGTGACGGCGGCGGGACAAGCCAAGTCGGCCGCGACGCTAGCAACCGTCGCCGCGTCCACCACCGTCACTGTTCCTGCGGCCGGACTCTGGGGTTGGATGGGCTACACCTCCCAGGCTAGTTTGGCCGTCACCTAACCGCACCTTCTACCGGCCATTGCCGCCTACGGAGCCGTGACGGTGGGACTCCCGCTGTTGTTTCtccaaaaggccaagcaaaaatggaaagacgtcACGGTTCAACTCAATACGGCCTTTTGGGACTGGGCTCAGTCGTCGGAGGACTTTGTCGAGTCTCTGCTGCAGTGGAGCAGCCAACACGATCCTGTGGTTCTTGTCGACTAAAGAGACAGGATCAATGATGGCAATTGAAAAGTCATGTTGGGACCGTAACGTCGGAAGGTTAGTCATGGACGTTTAGAGGTGCATCTACCAAAGGCGCGGTGGACACCAGGGTGCACGCGCGAAGTGTCAGATACGCGCCGGAATGATCAAGAACGGTCGCCGGTAGCAGCAGCACTTCCTTGTACTCGTACTCCGTGTCGTGAGCCTAACCGTGGACAACCGTATCTTCCCTCTAATCAAGATGCAAGTAGCTTCGGCTGGCAATTGTTCAAACGGGCAAAGTGGCTTATAACTACACTACAATATTTTCACGACCTAAATGTCTCTGTATCTACAAAGCTTATGTattcttgacagtgagaatCAGACATCCGCCCCATGGCTGCTTTGTGGGCAAATTCCCTATCGCAATTTCAATTGATGCAAATGCTAGAAACGCCGTAGGTAAAGTGTCAAATATGGCGGTACATTGCTAGATGATTGCCTGCTGACACCTGCCCACACCCAAGATTGATAATCATTGGAATGATTACCAAAAGTAATATGGGTCGCTCACGGTCGATGATaacaaaacaaaaaaataGAAATCCTCCTACACAACCTAGCAGCTTGAGTACAGGATGATCCAGAGGTTGCTCAGTAAACAGTACAATAGCTGTGCTCTCTGTTACTGTCAATAAAGATTCTTTCCTGGCCCAAGCTAGGGTAGTGATACTATGTAGGTTCGCGTTCAAAACCAGTTGTTGACACTGAGGGACGTGCTCAAGGCACGAACGTACTGCCACGTACGAGCGGAAATGAGCAAGGCATCACCTGGCAGGAGCAGCACTTCTGTATACTCGGCGTCCCGAGCCTTGCCGTGCACTGCCCAATCTTCCCGCTCACAGTCCAGGTCATTCATGATGCCTTGCAACCCATATGCACCCGACGTGCTCACGTATAGCTTAAGCGTTGCGTCGCGAGGATACAGGCGCACATACTTCGCTCCCACCAGTTGCATAAACAGATTGTCGTACGAATCAAAATGTAACGGTGTGCAGGTACCGCCCGTGCCCATCCACACGTAAAAGTCAAAAGTTGGCATAAATCCTTCTGTCTTGCGCCAGGTTGAAAACGCTCTCTTGACTTCGCGGTCCACACTTTTCTCCGTCAACAAGTCTGGTAGGTGGCGTGTCCATCCGTGTTCCTCTGGAATGAGTTGCGCCATTCCGTACGGGCTCTGGCGGTTGACGACGAGACCGTGGATCAAAACTGCTTCGTTTCCGACTGCCTGCATCTCGAGCAGACAAGTGAAGAGGCCGGGGCGACGAAGAACGTCGGAGGTTGTTTccttgatgttgttgttgctgctgcggCGGTTGATTGACGGTTCGCAAGTCAACCACGGTTCGATCGGCCAAAAGGTCAAAATCTACCAGTCGGGCCAAACCCCGATCCAAATCGAACGCCGTCAGCTTCGAGTTGTTACTGTGATTTCTTGAAAGTGAGTTCCACCCGTGTACCACTTTCTGTAACAGCTCTAAAGACCGCTCGTGCATGTCGCGAATTACCGACACGGGAACGTACCGACCGGAGGTCAGCAATCGATTCACGTTCCGATCTATGAGCTCTGGCAGTGTTGCCTGAAGCCCAAAAAGTTCTTGCGGAACCTTGTCCGCCAGGTCCATTTCTGAATTGTTCAGAATACGGAGTAGCGCCTTTTTGTCACTGTAGACTACAAAGCGGACAGGTCGGCGGGTGGAGGCTGCCATAACGAGAGCCATCCGGTAGTCACTCGGCCGCGTGTTGGTGTTGCCCCATGCCACTGGTCGGTCGATTGGGCATGCGTATAGCGCTTTTTCAGACGATTCCAGTCCAGTTGTAGAGTGGGTTCCGTCACGTCGGAATATGCGCTCCCGCACAAAAAGGTCTACCGTCTGTGGCAGCAGTGCCACCATAGTCTGGTCCTGCATACAGCGTTCCACTGCGTTGACTAGTAAGGTTTGTACAGATTTCGATGTAGTAGATTCGCAGTGATCCATCCCCACGATATTGCCGATGATGGCATTGCGAAATTCCGATTCTGTCAAATTCCCCGCTACTCTTTGAAGCACGGTTCGGAGCTCTCGTTGATCATTTCCCTGGATTCGTTCCGCCAAAGACTTGCCACAAATACAGTGCGTACGTAGCTCTTCGGGATAGGAATTGGCTGTGTTGGTGAGAAAATATTCCGTATTCAGTGGTACATATGTGTCTGGCTGGTCATCCAGCGACACATCATCAATGGAGACTTGCGAGTAGTCCGGACTgtgcctttgttgttgttgcagccaGGTAGTCTTGCCGGCGCAGGGTGGTCCAATCGTAATATACAAGGGCGCCGGTTGGTCCGATTTTGAAAAACtcaaatcacagtcagtagtcGCAGTGCTTTCCGTTTGCATTGCAACGTGGACCTTGGGCTGCGTCAACAAAAAGCTACGCGCGAAAGGAAAGAGTACCACGAAAGAAAAGGTCAGGTAGCCAGCTTGTCGCTTGCTAGCAAAAGGCATGAAAGGTCGTCCGCACCAACAGTCAATCCTTCTCTTAGAACAGATTTGCATTGACGCTGCACTGGGGACCTCAAAGAGCGAGTCACAGTCCGTGCAATCGATTACGATCGTGAATGGTGTTGCCCGTTTACCGGCCCTTTCGTTCATCGAAATCGGGGTCCCGGAGTTATGCTCGATCCGGATTCGCCACGGACCCGGTAGTttcgttttacagttagcggaACTTGGAAAAATGAAGACTACACTTATTACAATTACTGTGTAACCTTTGAGTCTTTAAAATACAAACTGGACCAAGATAGTCAAGGCGCTCCTCCATATACAGTCAGGATCCAAGGAGTTGCATCCCGTACGTACTCTATCCCTCTAAGCGTCTCTATACAGTCGATTTTAGAGCTAAAACAACGTCATATCATACTTGGTGTTGTGCTGACCTGTCAACGGGGTACCTACGCCAGTAGACCTTCATTGTAGCTAGGTTATCATTCCAGTTCAATCACACAGAATCAATGCACGTCCATTTTGCGGTATAGACCACCAAAGAGGTCAAGAGAGTCATAGAGGAAATCCTCGTATGTAGGAGCATTTGCAGTCAAAAGGGTCGCCAACGCTGAGCAAAGAACAATACCTCTGTCACTCCTACCCGAAAAAGTAGATGCTCGCGCGAGCCTCGCTGAGAAAATTCATAAAAAAGTAGAACGGTACGCATGCTTGGTGTACATAAATGTGAAACAATGGAATTATGTGAACTAGCCCATTTTGCCGTTACTGCTTTGAGGCCGACTTCGCCTCCGCAGTTTGACACGAAGAGATCGCCAGTAGCGCCTCAGGTAGAACAACAAGATTGCACGATACCTTGAAACATGAGGGCCTGCCGTCACCATCCCGCAACCAATAATTACACTAACAGGCGTGTATGCAAGCATCACCAGTGCCAAATGTCGACCATAGAGGTAGCCAATGGACATGTAGAAACCGTAAATGTCGCCGAAAAAGCCGACTATCGCATAGTACAAGAGAATACAAACCGATAAAGGCGCTCCGATCCACCCACCCAGCTGAAGTACAGGATGGTCCAGCGCGAGGCCCATACCTAGTCCAATAGTCCCCATTACCGGAAATTCTCGATTCACAATAGCTAAAACCAATTGCACCACAATGACGCTATACATTCCCCATAGCAACATCTCtcggacggcaaggctgAGTGATGCCGTGCACAAGCATATGAATGTAAAAACAAGCAATACTGGACTCAGCATGTCTAGCCAAGTTTCGTCTAGCCAAGTTTCTTCCAGCCAAAGTCGGACTGCAAAGATAGACAACGCCAAGCAACCTGCTCCCGACTTTGTCTTGATGAATAGTAGGAGCACCAGCGCCAAAAGAAACAGAGATATTACGGCAGCAAGGTACCCAATGCCGCTAGTCCAGCAGAAGCCTCTGCTATCTTCGATCATCAAGGGTTGATGAAAATCGTCAAAGAGAGTTGAATTTGCAATTATAGTATGGACCATCGATTGCGGGTTCAGCTGTATGATTTGCAAAACCTCTTGATAGAATGTCCCGTTCTCAAAATTTTCATACTTGAGCAGCCGAATCCAGTATTTTCCATCGTGAGCTTTGCCAGTGGACGATCCAATCCCACTCCATTTGTCACTGGTTAGAAGAGTTGTGTTTCGAAATCCCTGACTTTTATCTTCATCTGATGTCACACATGCAActgcttgctttttgtattcatatctttcctcgtcgtcgtgtcCAGCAAACTCCGTAtagaggaaacagaatgaACTGGATCTTTCACCAGGCTCTTCCGAAACGCTAACAAAGCTATGGAGTGTGCTGAATTGACCGTACACGGTAACTTTTCCATCTGTGTTGGCCGCAATCAGCGTTTCAAAGTCAGAATATATACAAAATTCACtatcatcgtcttctttttGGGCCGTTCTACCGAGAAAGTAAGTAGTTCCGTCACTCATATGAATGTATGATGGGCCAGCACATTCTGTAAGTCTCTGGCTTGCCCATTCCTGTAACTCTTGCGGGATATTTTCCATCCAGTCGGTCTCAAATCCCACTGTGTCAAATTCCACTGTATCATTCGACTGTGAGGTGATGCTCTCCGAGTATATGTAAGATCCTTCGGAGCTGTACAAAAATATTAAAAGTGATAGTGCAGTCAGGCAAGCCGTCACTGCGAGTGCCGTCAGTAGGTACAACAGGCTGACCAAAATGGGGACGGTCGGTTGTCGCGCCGGGTCCCGAAGTAGATATGAGTCTATCTTTTGGGCCACTCGAGCGTGCACCAGGTCCAGTTCGTTGCAGCCCCAGCCCGAATTTGGCGACGGTGCCGTTCTTGTCCTACTCGGATTCTCGATTGCAACTGGCAGTCCATGAGGCTCTTCTTGTTGAGCTTTTTGCGCAAGCAATTCCATGTCCTTCTTGAGACGTACTGTGAACCAGTACAGAACAACAGCATTCAGGCAAGCTATGAGGGCCGCCATCCCGTGTTTGATCATTTTGAGCGCTGTGAACAGCACACGCCAGAGATCCCTTCCCTCGTCGGAACTAAAGTCGTCGGTCAAGTTTCCCATGAAACTCGACGCAAAGTATTGTGGATTGTATAGGGTGATTAAAGCGAGAAGGATTGTGTTAACGAGGAACAGACCCAGCGGAAACCTGGCAAAGATCCACCAGAATCTCCATCCGGCAACGGGCGCCGGAGCTTCTTCGATATCGTTctcctcctcttccgcaTCGTTTTCGACTGGTGTGTTCATGATTTCCAAGGTTTCCATCCGGCGTTCTTCTGCCTCGGAAGAAATTCCCGTGGCGCGTCTGTTGTGGCGGTCGGCAGCAGTTGACTCCGGTCCCGTAGTAAACGCGTTCATCCTTTTCGTGTCGACGACGGGTGCGTGTATGCGATACGTGTATTTGATACGTAAATGCGATACGTGCATGTATGTTCCTTCCGTCCGTCGATAGATCCCGACAACTCACAGTCGAAAGTGTTCTGCCTGGAAACGGAGCTATTACAGATTGCGTAGCAAGCGCTTCTCTGTTGGAAGGATAGAAACGTAACCACCAAGAGTGTTTCGTAGGGGACAAATGGAGGATCTTTGGTGAAATGCTGAAAGCTTCAAAGCCGAAAACGGACTCGGAAGTGAACGATCGTCGATGACAGATGCTGACAGCTACCGTGACGAACGCGAGATTGTTGACAGA of Phaeodactylum tricornutum CCAP 1055/1 PHATR_bd_31x35 genomic scaffold, whole genome shotgun sequence contains these proteins:
- a CDS encoding predicted protein — its product is MQICSKRRIDCWCGRPFMPFASKRQAGYLTFSFVVLFPFARSFLLTQPKVHVAMQTESTATTDCDLSFSKSDQPAPLYITIGPPCAGKTTWLQQQQRHSPDYSQVSIDDVSLDDQPDTYVPLNTEYFLTNTANSYPEELRTHCICGKSLAERIQGNDQRELRTVLQRVAGNLTESEFRNAIIGNIVGMDHCESTTSKSVQTLLVNAVERCMQDQTMVALLPQTVDLFVRERIFRRDGTHSTTGLESSEKALYACPIDRPVAWGNTNTRPSDYRMALVMAASTRRPVRFVVYSDKKALLRILNNSEMDLADKVPQELFGLQATLPELIDRNVNRLLTSGRYVPVSVIRDMHERSLELLQKVVHGWNSLSRNHSNNSKLTAFDLDRGLARLVDFDLLADRTVVDLRTAVGNEAVLIHGLVVNRQSPYGMAQLIPEEHGWTRHLPDLLTEKSVDREVKRAFSTWRKTEGFMPTFDFYVWMGTGGTCTPLHFDSYDNLFMQLVGAKYVRLYPRDATLKLYVSTSGAYGLQGIMNDLDCEREDWAVHGKARDAEYTEVLLLPGDALLISARTWQYVRALSTSLSVNNWF